In one window of Thermodesulfobacteriota bacterium DNA:
- the rplL gene encoding 50S ribosomal protein L7/L12, translated as MADLKREDVIKYIENMTVLELSELVKELEEKFGVSAAAPVAVAAAAPAAGAAPAAAEKTEFNVVLKDAGAEKIKVIKEVRAITGLGLKEAKDLVEGAPKTLKEGVSKDEAEKIKKQVESAGAKVSVE; from the coding sequence ATGGCCGACCTGAAGAGAGAAGACGTTATAAAGTACATCGAGAACATGACCGTTCTCGAGCTTTCCGAGCTTGTAAAGGAGCTCGAGGAGAAGTTCGGCGTTTCCGCTGCCGCGCCAGTGGCCGTGGCTGCCGCCGCCCCCGCAGCCGGCGCCGCCCCCGCAGCCGCAGAGAAGACCGAGTTCAACGTGGTCCTGAAGGACGCCGGGGCCGAGAAGATAAAGGTCATCAAGGAAGTAAGGGCCATCACCGGCCTCGGCCTCAAGGAGGCGAAGGACCTGGTCGAAGGCGCGCCCAAGACCCTGAAGGAAGGCGTCTCCAAGGACGAGGCGGAGAAGATAAAGAAGCAGGTCGAGAGCGCCGGCGCCAAGGTGTCGGTCGAGTAG
- the rpoB gene encoding DNA-directed RNA polymerase subunit beta has product MASSKHISAQVLRKDYSRIGKVVSMPNLIEVQKKSFVYFLQTEAKPEDRKDIGLQAVFKGAFPIKDFSGTASLEFVKYSLLDPKYTVDECHQKGMTYAAPIKVLVRLIMWDKDAETGAQSIRDIKEQEVYFGEIPLMTENGSFIINGTERVIVSQLHRSPGVFFEFEKPKGFTGKVLFTARVIPYHGSWLDFEFDQKDWLYVRIDKRRKMPATILLKALGYSIEEMLNYFYPSEEIVLENKKIMKSVEPDFLVGQKVSRDIKDPATGEVIVKKDRKFTRLVLKKLVAAGVKYIPVEVEDIVGRIASTDIVDPNTGEVILECNQVLSRDKLDEISRRGITSFKLLLIEVMGNFFRETLLNDRIGGEDTRPVIEFRKENPDDPVTNMTLNARIEIYKRLKPGDLPTVTTANAFFHDLFFNHERYDLSKVGRLKLNRKLGFDVDLDITTLRKEDILEVVRYLILLRNGQGMVDDIDHLGNRRVRSVGELLENQYRIGLLRMERAVKERMSLGELETLMPHDLINPKPVSAVIKEFFGSSQLSQFMDQTNPLSEVTHKRRLSALGPGGLTRERAGFEVRDVHATHYGRICPIETPEGPNIGLIVSLSTYARVNDFGFIETPYREVRDGKVTNRITYLSALDEEDHVIAQANAPIDKDGKFESEFVSARKGGEFIMARPEDITLMDVSPNQLVSVAAALIPFLENDDANRALMGSNMQRQAVPLIQTESPLVGTGMEAVVAKDSGVTVLAKNPGVVESVDGSRIVVRNNAAGVDIYNLTKFRRSNQNTCLNQKPVVFKGDVIEEGRVIADGPSTDKGELALGKNVIVAFMPWGGYNFEDSILLSERLLRDDVFTSVHIEEFEVVARDIKLGKEEITRDIPNVGEDALRNLDESGIIRIGAEVMPGDILVGKVTPKGETQLSPEEKLLRAIFGEKAEDVKDTSLRVPPGIEGVVIDAKVFSRKGAEKDERSKSIEDREVSRLAKDREDEIGIVKESIYSRVRKLLLNKKSHVRIADRKGNTLLSKGKPITDEILDTIPQSRWHEIIPADEKSEAEVSELLASLNEQIDLIKAVFDERINRLKRGDELPPGVIKMVKVYIAMKRKISVGDKMAGRHGNKGVISRILPEEDMPYLADGTPVDIVLNPLGVPSRMNIGQILETHLGWAAKNLGNAINAMIEKSSNPNTLRERIKKIYSNNEFSRFVNALSDDEVLDVARRLSGGVRIASPVFDGATEMDVKNDLQAAGLPRSGKMVLYDGRNGEAFDQEVTVGVMYMMKLHHLVDDKIHARSTGPYSLVTQQPLGGKAQFGGQRLGEMEVWAMEAYGAAHSLQEFLTVKSDDVPGRTKMYESIVTGRYTLEPTIPESFSVLIKELQSLALDVNLIEEEKD; this is encoded by the coding sequence ATGGCTTCCTCTAAACATATATCCGCACAGGTCTTGAGGAAGGACTATTCCCGCATAGGGAAGGTAGTTAGCATGCCGAACCTCATCGAGGTTCAGAAGAAGTCCTTCGTCTATTTCCTCCAGACAGAGGCGAAGCCCGAGGACAGGAAGGACATCGGCCTGCAGGCCGTATTCAAGGGCGCCTTCCCGATAAAGGATTTCAGCGGCACCGCCTCGCTCGAGTTCGTGAAGTACTCGCTCCTCGACCCAAAGTACACTGTCGACGAGTGCCACCAGAAGGGCATGACCTACGCCGCGCCGATAAAGGTGCTGGTCCGCCTCATAATGTGGGACAAGGACGCGGAGACCGGTGCGCAGTCCATAAGGGACATAAAGGAGCAGGAGGTATATTTCGGCGAGATCCCGCTCATGACCGAAAACGGGAGCTTTATTATTAACGGCACGGAGCGGGTCATCGTAAGCCAGCTCCACAGGTCTCCCGGCGTATTTTTCGAGTTCGAGAAGCCCAAGGGGTTCACCGGAAAGGTGCTCTTCACCGCCAGGGTCATCCCCTACCACGGCAGCTGGCTCGATTTCGAGTTCGACCAGAAGGACTGGCTCTACGTCCGCATAGACAAGCGGAGGAAGATGCCGGCCACAATACTTTTGAAGGCCCTCGGGTATTCGATCGAGGAGATGCTCAATTATTTCTACCCGAGCGAAGAGATAGTCCTAGAGAACAAGAAGATAATGAAGAGCGTCGAGCCCGACTTCCTCGTCGGCCAGAAGGTGAGCAGGGACATAAAAGACCCGGCCACCGGCGAGGTCATAGTCAAGAAGGACAGGAAGTTCACGAGGCTCGTCCTTAAGAAGCTCGTGGCCGCGGGCGTCAAGTACATACCCGTCGAGGTCGAGGACATCGTGGGCCGCATAGCCTCGACCGACATAGTGGACCCCAACACCGGCGAGGTAATACTCGAGTGCAACCAGGTGCTCTCCAGGGACAAGCTCGACGAGATATCGAGAAGGGGCATAACCTCCTTCAAGCTCCTCCTCATCGAGGTCATGGGGAACTTCTTCAGGGAAACGCTCCTCAACGACAGGATCGGCGGCGAAGACACGAGGCCGGTCATCGAGTTCAGAAAGGAGAACCCTGACGACCCGGTCACCAACATGACCCTGAACGCCAGGATAGAGATATACAAGAGGCTGAAGCCCGGCGACCTGCCGACCGTGACGACCGCGAACGCCTTCTTCCACGACCTCTTCTTCAACCACGAGAGGTACGACCTCTCCAAGGTGGGCAGGCTCAAGCTCAACAGGAAGCTCGGCTTCGACGTGGACCTTGACATCACCACCCTCCGGAAGGAGGACATACTCGAGGTCGTCCGCTACCTCATTCTCCTCCGGAACGGCCAGGGCATGGTCGACGACATCGACCACCTCGGTAATAGGAGGGTGCGCTCGGTCGGGGAGCTCCTGGAAAACCAGTACAGGATAGGGCTCTTGAGGATGGAAAGGGCCGTCAAGGAAAGGATGAGCCTAGGCGAGCTCGAAACGCTCATGCCGCACGACCTCATAAACCCCAAGCCCGTCTCCGCTGTCATAAAGGAGTTCTTCGGCTCATCGCAGCTTTCGCAGTTCATGGACCAGACGAACCCGCTTTCCGAGGTCACTCACAAGAGGAGGCTCTCCGCCCTCGGGCCGGGAGGCCTCACAAGGGAGCGCGCGGGCTTCGAGGTCAGGGACGTGCACGCCACCCACTACGGCCGCATATGCCCCATCGAGACGCCCGAGGGACCGAACATCGGCCTCATAGTGTCGCTTTCGACCTACGCGCGCGTAAACGACTTCGGCTTTATCGAGACCCCGTACAGGGAAGTGAGGGACGGCAAGGTCACGAACAGGATCACCTACCTCTCGGCGCTCGACGAGGAGGACCACGTTATCGCGCAGGCGAACGCGCCCATTGACAAGGACGGCAAGTTCGAGAGCGAGTTCGTCTCGGCCAGGAAGGGCGGCGAGTTCATAATGGCGCGTCCCGAGGACATAACCCTCATGGACGTGTCCCCGAACCAGCTCGTCTCGGTCGCCGCTGCCCTCATACCGTTCCTTGAAAACGACGACGCGAACAGGGCGCTCATGGGCTCGAACATGCAGAGGCAGGCGGTGCCGCTCATACAGACCGAGAGCCCGCTGGTTGGCACCGGCATGGAGGCGGTAGTCGCCAAGGACTCGGGGGTCACTGTTCTCGCTAAGAACCCCGGCGTCGTCGAGAGCGTGGACGGATCGAGGATAGTGGTAAGGAACAACGCCGCCGGCGTCGACATATACAACCTCACCAAGTTCAGGAGGTCGAACCAGAACACCTGCCTTAACCAGAAACCCGTGGTCTTCAAGGGCGACGTTATCGAGGAAGGCAGGGTCATAGCGGACGGCCCCTCGACCGACAAGGGCGAGCTCGCGCTCGGCAAGAACGTCATCGTCGCCTTCATGCCCTGGGGCGGGTACAACTTCGAGGACTCGATACTCCTTTCCGAAAGGCTCCTGCGCGACGACGTCTTCACCTCGGTGCACATCGAGGAGTTCGAGGTCGTGGCCAGGGACATAAAGCTCGGAAAAGAGGAGATTACGAGGGACATCCCCAACGTCGGCGAGGACGCGCTCCGTAACCTCGACGAGAGCGGGATCATCAGGATAGGCGCCGAGGTGATGCCCGGCGACATACTCGTGGGCAAGGTCACTCCAAAGGGAGAAACGCAGCTTTCGCCCGAGGAGAAGCTCCTGCGCGCCATATTCGGCGAGAAGGCCGAGGACGTGAAGGACACCTCTCTCCGCGTGCCGCCCGGCATCGAGGGCGTGGTCATAGACGCGAAGGTCTTCTCGCGGAAGGGCGCGGAAAAGGACGAGAGGAGCAAGTCCATCGAGGACAGGGAGGTCTCCAGGCTCGCAAAGGACCGCGAGGACGAGATAGGCATAGTAAAGGAGTCCATATACTCGAGGGTCAGGAAGCTCCTCCTCAACAAAAAGTCCCATGTCCGGATAGCCGACAGGAAGGGCAACACGCTCTTAAGCAAGGGCAAGCCCATCACGGACGAGATACTGGACACCATACCCCAGTCGAGGTGGCATGAGATAATCCCTGCCGACGAGAAGTCCGAGGCCGAGGTTTCGGAGCTCCTGGCATCCCTCAACGAGCAGATAGACCTCATAAAGGCCGTCTTCGACGAGCGGATAAACAGGTTGAAGAGGGGAGACGAGCTCCCGCCCGGCGTCATAAAGATGGTCAAGGTCTATATCGCCATGAAGAGGAAGATCTCGGTCGGCGACAAGATGGCCGGACGCCACGGGAACAAGGGCGTCATATCGAGGATACTCCCCGAGGAGGACATGCCATACCTCGCGGACGGAACGCCGGTTGACATCGTGCTGAACCCGCTCGGCGTCCCCTCGCGTATGAACATCGGCCAGATACTTGAGACGCACCTGGGGTGGGCGGCCAAGAACCTGGGGAACGCCATAAACGCCATGATCGAGAAGAGCTCGAACCCCAACACCCTCAGGGAGAGGATAAAGAAGATATACTCGAACAACGAGTTCAGCAGGTTCGTGAACGCCCTCTCCGACGACGAGGTGCTGGATGTGGCCCGGAGGCTTTCGGGCGGGGTCCGCATCGCAAGCCCCGTCTTCGACGGCGCCACGGAAATGGACGTAAAGAACGACCTCCAGGCCGCGGGGCTCCCGAGGAGCGGCAAGATGGTCCTCTACGACGGCAGGAACGGCGAGGCATTCGACCAGGAGGTGACTGTAGGGGTCATGTACATGATGAAGCTGCACCACCTCGTCGACGACAAGATACACGCGCGCTCGACCGGCCCGTACTCGCTCGTCACCCAGCAGCCGCTTGGCGGAAAGGCCCAGTTCGGCGGCCAGAGGCTCGGAGAGATGGAGGTCTGGGCAATGGAGGCGTACGGCGCCGCGCACAGCCTCCAGGAGTTCCTGACGGTCAAGTCCGACGACGTGCCGGGCAGGACCAAGATGTACGAGTCGATCGTGACCGGAAGGTATACGCTTGAGCCCACGATCCCCGAGTCGTTCAGCGTCCTCATAAAAGAGCTCCAGAGCCTTGCGCTGGACGTGAACCTTATCGAGGAAGAGAAGGATTAA
- the rpoC gene encoding DNA-directed RNA polymerase subunit beta' produces the protein MDFNAIRISIASPEGIREWSHGEVKKPETINYRTFKPERDGLFCAKIFGPVKDFECNCGKYKRMKHRGVVCEKCGVEVIPSNVRRERLGHIELATPVAHIWFLRSLPSRIGAMMDMTLKELERILYYENYVVLDAKESDLKEGELLNEEKYQKAIEKWGPDGFTAGMGAEAIRDMLRRIDLEKVSGTLRAEMKKTTSDAKKKRIAKRLKVIEAFLNSGNKPEWMILEVIPVLPPDLRPLVPLDGGRFATSDLNDLYRRVINRNNRLKRLMELNAPDIIIRNEKRMLQEAVDALFDNGRRGRIITGQNKRPLKSLSDMIKGKGGRFRQNLLGKRVDYSGRSVIVIGPDLRLHQCGLPKKMALELFKPFIYQRLEEKGYATTIKSAKKMLEKERPEVWDVLDEVIREHPVLLNRAPTLHRLGIQAFEPILIEGKAIQLHPLVCTAFNADFDGDQMAVHVPLSIEAQVEARVLMMSTNNILSPAHGKPIIVPTQDIVLGLYYLTRNRPGVKGEGKMFGSADEIRAAYDAGEVHLQAGVKVKMDGKLVDTTVGRIIMKEIVPPVIRFEEINRVMDKKRLADLIDICYRRAGNKETVLLADRLKDMGYQYATKAGISICIDDMKIPGKKGDLLDSAYEEVKEIQKQYNEGLITDGERYNKVIDIWAQATEEIAEEMLRELSTDLVKDEEGTDRSMPSFNPIFIMADSGARGSAQQIRQLAGMRGLMAKPSGEIIETPITANFREGLTVLQYFISTHGARKGLADTALKTANSGYLTRRLVDVAQDAIIAEEDCGTLDGIYMTPLIEGGEVIEPIGERILGRVALEEVFDPFTKEVLVESNEEIDEQKVEKIEEAGIERVKIRSVLTCRSIRGICIKCYGRDLTRGRMAEMGEAVGVIAAQSIGEPGTQLTMRTFHIGGTASRRAEQTTLEARHEGIVKYHNLNVAVNSRGERIVMNRNGDIALQDEQGRERERDSIIYGARLRVPEDQKVAPGTIIADWDPYTIPIITEVSGIVRFGDIEEGKTMREQVDEVTGLSSKVIVTYKESDLRPRISIKDEAGRTQKIPGTNIEARYLLPVGAIVTVSEGDAVKAGDIVSKIPRETTKTKDITGGLPRVAELFEARKPKETAVISEIDGIVSFGKDTKGKRKVIISPETGEAKEYLIPKGKHISVREGDRVRAGEPLMDGSANPHDILRVLGVKELAKYLVDEVQEVYRLQGVKINDKHIEVIVRQMLRRVKIKDAGDTNLLIGEQVERYIFDEENDRVITKGKRPAVAEPLLQGITKASLSTESFISAASFQETTKVLTGAAVEGKIDYLRGLKENVIMGRLIPAGSGFRRYTKVAAELTEELPELPQPEAGPEGEEEVQETA, from the coding sequence ATGGACTTCAACGCCATCAGGATATCCATAGCCTCCCCGGAAGGGATCAGGGAATGGTCCCACGGCGAGGTGAAGAAGCCCGAGACCATAAACTACAGGACCTTCAAGCCGGAGAGGGACGGCCTCTTCTGCGCGAAGATATTCGGCCCCGTGAAGGATTTCGAGTGCAACTGCGGCAAGTACAAGCGCATGAAGCACAGGGGAGTGGTCTGCGAGAAGTGCGGGGTCGAGGTCATCCCCTCGAACGTGAGGAGGGAGCGTCTCGGCCACATCGAGCTAGCCACGCCCGTGGCCCACATATGGTTCCTCCGGAGCCTCCCTTCCAGGATAGGCGCCATGATGGACATGACGCTGAAGGAGCTGGAGAGGATACTCTATTACGAGAACTACGTGGTCCTCGACGCAAAGGAGTCGGACCTCAAGGAAGGCGAGCTCCTGAACGAGGAGAAGTACCAGAAGGCCATCGAGAAGTGGGGGCCGGACGGCTTCACCGCAGGCATGGGCGCGGAGGCGATCCGCGACATGCTCCGTAGGATCGACCTCGAGAAGGTCTCCGGAACGCTCAGGGCCGAGATGAAAAAGACCACCTCTGACGCGAAGAAGAAGAGGATCGCGAAGAGGCTCAAGGTCATCGAGGCTTTCCTCAACTCCGGCAACAAGCCCGAGTGGATGATACTCGAGGTGATACCGGTCCTGCCGCCTGACCTCCGGCCCCTTGTGCCGCTCGACGGGGGAAGGTTCGCGACATCCGACCTGAACGACCTCTACAGGAGGGTCATAAACAGGAATAACAGGCTCAAGCGCCTGATGGAGCTCAATGCCCCGGACATCATCATACGGAACGAGAAGAGGATGCTCCAGGAGGCGGTCGACGCCCTGTTCGACAACGGCAGGCGCGGACGCATCATAACCGGCCAGAACAAGAGGCCCTTAAAGTCACTTTCTGACATGATAAAGGGCAAGGGAGGCCGATTCAGGCAGAACCTCCTCGGAAAGAGGGTCGACTACTCGGGCCGCTCGGTCATCGTCATCGGCCCCGACCTCCGCCTCCACCAGTGCGGCCTTCCCAAGAAGATGGCCCTTGAGCTCTTCAAGCCATTCATCTACCAGAGGCTCGAGGAGAAGGGGTACGCGACCACCATAAAGAGCGCGAAGAAGATGCTCGAGAAGGAGCGCCCCGAGGTATGGGACGTCCTGGACGAGGTCATAAGGGAGCACCCGGTCCTCCTTAACAGGGCGCCTACGCTACACAGGCTCGGCATACAGGCCTTCGAGCCCATCCTCATAGAGGGCAAGGCCATACAGCTCCACCCGCTCGTCTGCACGGCCTTCAACGCGGACTTCGACGGCGACCAGATGGCCGTCCACGTGCCGCTCTCGATAGAGGCGCAGGTCGAGGCCAGGGTCCTCATGATGTCGACCAACAACATCCTTTCGCCCGCGCACGGCAAGCCCATAATAGTGCCCACTCAGGACATAGTGCTTGGGCTCTATTACCTTACGAGGAACCGCCCGGGCGTAAAGGGCGAGGGCAAGATGTTCGGCTCGGCTGACGAGATACGGGCAGCCTACGACGCTGGAGAGGTCCATCTCCAGGCCGGCGTCAAGGTCAAGATGGACGGCAAGCTCGTTGACACCACCGTGGGCAGGATCATAATGAAGGAGATAGTGCCCCCGGTCATAAGGTTCGAAGAGATAAACAGGGTCATGGACAAGAAGCGCCTGGCCGATCTCATCGACATATGCTACAGGCGCGCAGGGAACAAGGAGACGGTCCTTCTCGCCGACAGGCTCAAGGACATGGGCTACCAGTACGCCACCAAGGCCGGCATATCGATCTGCATAGACGACATGAAGATACCCGGCAAGAAGGGCGATCTCCTTGATTCGGCATACGAAGAGGTAAAGGAGATACAGAAGCAGTACAACGAGGGACTCATAACCGACGGCGAGCGCTACAACAAGGTCATAGACATATGGGCGCAGGCGACCGAGGAGATAGCCGAGGAGATGCTCCGCGAGCTCTCCACGGACCTGGTGAAGGACGAGGAGGGAACGGACCGTTCCATGCCGAGCTTCAACCCCATATTCATAATGGCGGACTCGGGCGCCAGGGGCTCCGCGCAGCAGATAAGGCAGCTCGCCGGCATGAGGGGACTCATGGCCAAGCCTTCGGGCGAGATCATAGAAACGCCCATCACCGCGAACTTCAGGGAAGGCCTTACGGTGTTACAGTACTTCATATCGACCCACGGCGCCAGGAAGGGCCTCGCGGACACGGCCTTGAAGACCGCGAACTCCGGATACCTCACAAGGAGGCTCGTGGACGTGGCGCAGGACGCGATCATCGCCGAGGAGGACTGCGGCACCCTCGACGGCATCTACATGACCCCGCTCATCGAGGGCGGAGAGGTCATCGAGCCCATAGGCGAGAGGATACTCGGCAGGGTCGCCCTCGAGGAGGTCTTCGACCCCTTCACCAAGGAGGTGCTCGTCGAGTCCAATGAAGAGATAGACGAGCAGAAGGTCGAGAAGATAGAGGAGGCCGGCATCGAGAGGGTCAAGATACGGTCGGTCCTCACCTGCCGCTCGATAAGGGGCATCTGCATCAAGTGCTACGGAAGGGACCTTACGAGGGGCCGGATGGCCGAGATGGGCGAGGCCGTGGGCGTCATAGCCGCGCAGTCCATCGGAGAGCCGGGCACCCAGCTTACGATGAGGACCTTCCATATCGGCGGAACCGCCTCCAGGAGGGCCGAGCAGACTACCCTCGAGGCGAGGCACGAGGGCATCGTAAAATACCACAACCTCAACGTGGCCGTGAACTCCAGGGGCGAGCGCATCGTCATGAACCGGAACGGCGATATCGCGCTGCAGGACGAGCAGGGCAGGGAGCGCGAGAGGGATTCCATCATCTACGGCGCGAGGCTCCGTGTTCCGGAGGACCAGAAGGTCGCCCCTGGCACCATCATAGCCGACTGGGACCCCTACACCATACCCATCATAACCGAGGTGAGCGGCATCGTCCGGTTCGGCGACATAGAGGAAGGCAAGACCATGCGGGAGCAGGTGGACGAAGTGACCGGCCTCTCCAGCAAGGTCATCGTGACCTACAAGGAATCGGACCTCCGCCCGAGGATATCCATAAAGGACGAGGCGGGGCGCACCCAGAAGATACCCGGCACCAATATCGAGGCCAGGTATCTCCTTCCGGTGGGCGCAATCGTCACCGTGAGCGAGGGCGATGCGGTCAAGGCCGGCGACATCGTCTCCAAGATACCGAGGGAGACGACCAAGACCAAGGACATAACCGGCGGACTACCGAGGGTCGCGGAGCTCTTCGAGGCGAGAAAGCCCAAGGAGACCGCGGTCATAAGCGAGATAGACGGCATCGTCTCCTTCGGCAAGGACACAAAAGGCAAGAGGAAGGTCATCATCTCGCCCGAGACCGGGGAGGCCAAGGAGTACCTCATACCCAAGGGCAAGCACATAAGCGTGAGGGAAGGCGACCGCGTGAGGGCCGGAGAGCCCTTGATGGACGGGAGCGCGAACCCGCACGACATCCTCCGCGTCCTCGGCGTGAAGGAGCTGGCCAAGTACCTCGTGGACGAGGTACAGGAGGTCTACAGGCTCCAGGGCGTCAAGATAAACGACAAGCACATAGAGGTCATCGTCCGGCAGATGCTCAGGAGGGTCAAGATAAAGGACGCCGGGGACACGAACCTCCTTATCGGCGAGCAGGTCGAAAGGTACATCTTCGACGAGGAGAACGACCGGGTCATTACCAAGGGCAAGAGGCCGGCTGTTGCCGAGCCGCTCCTCCAGGGCATAACCAAGGCGTCGCTTTCGACCGAGTCCTTCATCTCCGCGGCCTCCTTCCAGGAGACGACCAAGGTGCTGACCGGCGCTGCCGTGGAGGGGAAGATAGACTACCTCAGGGGCCTTAAGGAGAACGTCATAATGGGCCGCCTGATCCCGGCGGGATCGGGCTTCAGGCGCTACACCAAGGTGGCGGCGGAGCTGACCGAAGAACTCCCTGAGCTTCCGCAGCCCGAGGCCGGGCCGGAAGGTGAAGAGGAGGTGCAGGAGACCGCCTGA
- the rpsL gene encoding 30S ribosomal protein S12: protein MPTINQLVRKGRLKPRVKTASPALESCPQKRGVCVRVYTTTPKKPNSALRKVARVRLTNGMEVTSYIPGIGHNLQEHSVVLIRGGRVKDLPGVRYHIVRGTLDAVGVADRKQARSKYGAKRPK from the coding sequence ATGCCTACAATCAATCAGCTCGTACGCAAGGGCAGGCTTAAGCCGAGGGTAAAGACGGCCTCTCCGGCCCTTGAATCATGCCCGCAGAAAAGGGGCGTGTGCGTGAGGGTGTATACGACAACGCCGAAGAAGCCGAACTCGGCGCTCCGGAAGGTCGCGAGGGTAAGGCTCACGAACGGGATGGAGGTCACCTCCTATATACCCGGGATAGGCCATAACCTCCAGGAGCACTCGGTCGTCCTCATAAGGGGCGGAAGGGTCAAGGACCTCCCGGGCGTGAGGTATCACATAGTAAGGGGCACCCTCGACGCCGTCGGCGTGGCTGACAGGAAGCAGGCGCGCTCCAAGTACGGGGCAAAGAGGCCCAAGTAG
- the rpsG gene encoding 30S ribosomal protein S7: protein MPRKGNVPKRDVLPDPQFGDKVVAKLINKLTEDGKKSKAEGILYGAFSVIEEKTKTEPMKVFKKALDNVKPMLEVKSRRVGGATYQVPVEVRPERKLSLALRWIVNYSRARGEKSMRDKLAAELIDASNNKGGAVKKREDVHKMAEANKAFAHYRW, encoded by the coding sequence ATGCCTCGCAAGGGGAATGTCCCGAAGAGGGACGTGCTGCCGGACCCGCAGTTCGGCGATAAGGTTGTCGCCAAGCTCATAAACAAGCTTACCGAGGACGGCAAGAAGAGCAAGGCCGAGGGCATCCTTTACGGCGCCTTCAGCGTTATAGAGGAAAAGACCAAGACCGAGCCCATGAAGGTCTTCAAGAAGGCCCTTGACAACGTCAAGCCCATGCTCGAAGTCAAGTCGAGAAGGGTGGGCGGCGCGACCTACCAGGTCCCGGTCGAGGTCAGGCCCGAGAGGAAGCTTTCGCTGGCGCTCAGGTGGATAGTCAACTATTCGAGGGCGCGCGGCGAGAAATCGATGAGGGACAAGCTTGCCGCCGAGCTCATCGACGCCTCCAATAACAAGGGCGGCGCGGTTAAGAAGAGGGAGGACGTACACAAGATGGCCGAGGCCAACAAGGCATTCGCCCATTATCGCTGGTAG